The DNA window GTGGCCGTGAAAGCCACAGTTCAAAGTCAAGGCTATCTGACACCAAAGCTGATACTCATAACTCTTTAAAGAGGGGGAAATTGAAAAATAAGGTAATGCTGATTACTATTATAATTCTGTCAGTCTATTCTAAGGCTTCACAAAGGCCACCTGGTATTTAATAGAGCAAAGGCTATCCATGCCAGTAGGGACCATTAAAAGGTATTTAGTCCAGCCCCATCATTTTATAGTGAGGGAATCTGAGGCAGAGAGAACTGTCTGGCAAGGCTCAGGTTTAGTTAGTAGAACAGCCTGCCTAGAACCCTAGTATCAAGGCATAGCTCCTTTTACTGTTATTGAAGTGTTGCCTCAGTTCATTCAGGGCTCTACTCATATGTCATTGCACAAAGACACTTTCCCTGACCACACATCTGAAATAGCCCCATCACTCTTTTtcttatcttgctttatttttcttcataacattctacttatattatgtatttgtttacttgtttattttgcccactagaatataagctgcATGAGCACAAGACTTATTGCTGTTTCTCTGGAGCCTatagcagtgcctggcatataaggTACTTAATAAAAATTGGTTGAATTGATGACTAAACATTTCAAAGCATCAATTGCAATGTGATTTTAATGCACTGAAACTTTTCTTTGGCTTTCAAACTTCAAGTCAGAaggctttctttatttttgcctttattttcgcTTACTTCTGGCCTAACATTTGCCACAATATTAAACTTTGGTAAACTTCTGTCTCCTCCCCTGATTTTcagccaccaccccccccaccccccaggacaGGGACCTTGCCTAAGTCATCCATGCATCCCAAAGcctagcacaggacctggcacaagCAGCTGTTCAAAAATGCTTGGGGAGGCTGGAGTGGACAGAGGTAAGAGTGACAGTCACAGGCATCATTGCTTAGTGATTTATTCTCTTAAGGCTCCATCAGCAGGTGGAATGGAAGACCCCTCCCACCCTGATGCCTTGGGTAACCAAGGCATTATACTCCTTCACTGCCTGCTCTGTCTGGAGGACCCGCACATCAATGccttttttcttgaggtattcCACGGTTGATAGGGGTacctgggaagaaggaaaaagatgagtAAATCAGGGGGAAAGGCCCCCAGGATTCCCTTTCCTGCTATGAGGCAAGTATATTCTACAGAACTGGACAGTGACAACTATCACTCCTCAATCACCCAGCGTGTCACCAGTCCAGAATTTGGCAGTGAGTCCCAAGGAGTCAAAAAGGCTTCTAAGAAGTTAACAGAAGTACCATGAAACATGTGCAAACAGCTCAGGTGAAATGGAAACTGCAAAGAGCATGGATTTTGGAGTCAGTCTTGAATTTAAGTCCTTACTAgcagtgtgactttgggtaagtgaattaaattctctgagcctttgtttccaTGTATGTAAATAGGGATAACAAAACCTGCTTACACGGTTGGTATGAGAATGAATTCAGCTAAGGtatgtaaaatgttaaatgtttgaGTCAGTCCAACCTGAGTCTAAATTCTAACTTTGCTGTGTACTAACCAAGAGACCTTTTGAAAGTCTTTCAACTGCAATTTCCTCCCCTATAAAACGGGGATGATACTACTTACAATCAAACGGTTGGTGTGAGGATGAAGTTTTATGAATGTACGTACACTGCAGCTCAAATGCAAATGTCTTCTCAGAAAGGCCTTTCTTGAACACGCCATTTAGAGCAGCCCCTCATAAGTCAccattttcttcacagcacttactATGACCTGAAATTGTCTACATTTTTATTATCCATGAGGGCCATGAACCTTGTTTGCCTTGTTTAGCTTGTCCCTGGTACCTAGAATAGTGTCTGTCCCATAgaaggtgctgaataaatatttgtaaatgaatttatataaaagATTCTCAGGAGTGGCAGCTATTATTGGATATTTTCTCAACTCTGGCTTGtcttcaatattattttaaatagattttaattaGACTCTGCCTTGTCAGAAGGAGCTCTGagtgaaatgttttttaaaatgccctacattacttttttatatgtttgaacaATTTTATAATAACAGTAGTCTTACAGATAGGGATCATTTTAATGGAGGAAAAAACTAGgttaaactaaaaaatataaataaagggcACCTCCATCAGTGGGGAACTGGATTTTAGGACATCTGTATAAAGGACAGAATGAGGTAGATCTCTATTAACTTATGTGAAAGGCTGTCCATAATGCAATAATGTACGTGAATAAAAAGTTACAGAACAATATGTGTAGAGTGATCCTATTTATGTAAAAACATGTATATCAGTATGTGtaagtgtgtatatatttgcAGATGCATAGAGAGAGCATTGGAGCAGTTATGATTGGGAAGGGGAAATCTTTCACCTTTTTAATTCTACATTTCTGCATTGACTCTTTTACAAGCATATACTATTTCTAtaagtacaataaaaataaactttctttttctgaaaggggTACGGCTTAACTTGAATGtgcccaaaaaaagaaaaaaaagtactgtaAAAATGGAAAGTACTGTAAAAATCTAAAGAGCCAAATATTGATAACTGTAGAGCTTAAAAGAAATTCCAGGATTGAGGAATTTATGAAAAACAGTTGAAACAGCACAGGCCTATGATTAGAGACTGGAGAGTCCAACCCTGATGAGGAAGAATAGTGCACAGCCACTATTTTATCCGGGGCCGTCCACTGGCTCAGCAAAATGAGGGTGCATGATATATAGAGATGAACTTCCAAGAAGGACATATCTCTAAGGTAAAGATCCAAGAGATTACCAGAAGTCCTCAGGAATGCTGTGCTCACCAATACCTACCTTCAAGGCCTCACTCATCCCTCGGCCAATGACAAGGATCTGCACACCCTTCTCGACAACTTCCTCCACATCTGCAGGCTGCACACCAGGAGAATGCTGGACATGGAAAGAGAAAGTATACCAGCTACCTGCTCTTTTCACCTTTCTTTGCGGTCAGCATTCCTGTTAGAGTCATTCATTCACcgaacaaatgtttactgaggtTTACTCTATGCCAAGCCTCACTAGGGCCCTGGGAATAGCAGAAGATACAGTACTGCCCTTATGGAGCTCTAAGTCTAGTGAAAAATATAGAAGATTACAAAGAAATTTCAGTAGTTTTACAAGTGCTACAAAGAAGTACATTCAGGGTgtagtgagaaaatacagaaagggcACCTAATTCAGACCTGGGGAGTCAGGGCAGGGGGTCAGGGAAGACACCCCAGAGGacgtgacatttaagctgagacctaaagGACAAACAGGAATTAGCCAGGTTAAAGGAAATCAGGGGAACAAGGCATACCAAATACAGGGAATAGCATGAACTAAGGCTCAGAGGAAAGAGCAACCTAGTGAACTACAATTAGTTCCATATGACTGAAGTGTAAGTGACAAGTGAGTGGAAAGAGATAAAGTGGGAGAAGAAAGCACCTGCACACcatgccaaaacttggaaacctccatactgtttccttTTTGTGAGCCCCTTTCCCACTTAACTCCAGGAACACTTTGATGCTTTAAAACCTATCTATCACTCTGTAAAGTCTTCCCAGATTCTCCCAGGGATATTTAAGGTAAGGTGTTTAATGAACATTAATCCAACGTTAAAGGATGGTGGCTTCTGAACTGCTTCCACATCAGCAAAGGGGATACAGGAGTTAGAGTTTGGTAAATACCAGCCCAACTATTGGGGAGTGAATAAGAGTGGAAAATTGTCATGGAAGACATGCTGTTCTAACTGCGTCTTGAAGTATGACTAGGAGTATGCCTTGATGCAGTGGTTGTAGAAGGGGTACATTCTAATCATAGTTAGACATGGTTTAGGGAAAGAGCTGCTGAATATACCAAGACAACAACAAATGTACCAAAGAAAGAAGGGTTTTTCAGTCTAAAAAGCTGATGGTTTAGAGAAGATAGGGttgaaatttattataaaaggtaTAAGAAGAACAAATATGAGTATTTTTATTAACTCCTGGAATAATATCTTACATGTTTATAGTTGCAATTTTCATAATACAGCTATAGAAATTATTCCATGTGATCTGCATTAATAGTAGCACAAAAGCATCCATTCtccttgttttatagataaagaaactgaagctcacaaaatatatacacattagcCAAGATGATACAATTACTAAgtagcagagttgggatttgaacagAAACATGTTCACCTTTGGTTTAATGCACTTTATTAGAATACTGTAACCTAGGGAGCAACCTTGAAACTTGAAAGAACTAGCCCTAATGACCACAAGAGTTGTGCTtaagcccagtgcctggcccattgTAGGCACACAATAATTGTTACTTTAAGTGTAACCTGAATCTTCCCTAAGGCAATTGCCtgccacccacacacacacatgagctAAAAAACCAATAAAGGAGACAGActgaagtattaaaaaatacttgattaaCCCCCCTAAAAAGGCAGGAATAAAAAACATgaggacaaacagaaaacaaatagcaatatGTTAACACTTAAACATAACTGTAGCAGTAATTAACTTTAAGTGGCCTAAATAGTTTAATGAAAGGCAAAGATTGAgttaaaaagcaagacccaactaaACACTACTTACAAGGTATATACTTGAAATATAAAGGcataagttgaaagtaaaaggataaagATATAAAATGCAAACACTAAGAAAGCTGGtgtggttatattaatatcaagATAGGAagtattactagagataaagagtttCATCTCATGATACTTAAAGGACcaattcattaagaaaaacatAACAACCCAAATCTGTACACTCTTAGTGAAAGAGCTACaaaatgtatgaaaacaaaaataacagatcTGGGACATCACTAGTGGTCCAGCagctaagaatccgccttccaatgcagaggatgcaggttcgatccctggtctgggaactaagatcccacatgcggcggggcaaataagcccatgtgccacaactactgagcctgtgcaccacaactaaagagcccctgtgccacaactacagagcccatacACTctggagccacaactagagaggaacccacatgccacaactagagagaagcccgcacactgcaaggaaagatcctgcatgccgcaactaagacccgacacagccataaataaataaataaataaataaataaatatttttttaaaaaacaacaaacaaaaataacagaactcaggaaagagaTGAAACCActatagttggattttttttttaatatctttattggagtataattgctttacaatggtgtgttagtttctgcttcataacaaagtgaatcagctctacatatacatatatccccatatctcctccctcttgcatctgcctcccaccctccctagcccacccctctaggtggtcacaaagcactgagctgatctccctgtgctatgcggctgcttcccactagctatctattttacatttggtagtgcgtatatgtccatgccactatctcacttcatcccagcttacccttcccactccgcatgtcctcaagtccattctctacgtctgcgtctttattcctgtcctgcccctaagttcttcagaaccttttttttttttttttttagattccatatatatgtgttagcatacagtgtttgttttcctctttctgacttacttcactctgcatgacatactctaggtccatccagctctaTAGTTGGACATTTTAACAACCTTCTCTCAGTATTTGATAGAACACATAGACAAAGAGTCTAATTGAGGAAATGGGAGCTTTTAGCAACACTATCAGTTAATTTGACCTAATAGACATTTATAGGTTACTACacccaacaactgcagaatacacattgttttttcaagtgtacatggaacagtCACTAAGACGTTATGCTGAcataagtctcagtaaatttcaaagaaaggaaataacagagaATATGATATATGACAAAATAGATTTGTTGATAACAATAAGATATTtagaaaagacaaataattggaaattgagcaacaaagtattttgaactaaagGGTAAAGGAAAAAGACATCAAGATTTGTGGAATACAGCTATATAATGCTTATAGGCaaatttatcactttaaatacttataatagaaaaataattgtctAAAATCAATGGTGTAAGCCCCCACCTTAAAAAGCTAGGGGAAGAGAAGCAAATCatatccaaagtaagcagaagacagataataatgaatatatgtgtgtaaatcaatgaaatgggaaagaaatgatAGAGAAAAGTCGGCAAggccaaaagttggttctttgaaaagattaataaaattgaaaccattgtaagactgatcaggaaaaaaagagaagatacaaatCATAAATACCAGGAATGAAGGGGACATCACTATAGATCATACAGatagaagaagaagaattttaaaatttgggaatAAATTTACACTAATAAATGtgataacttagaagaaatggacagatttttttgaaagacacagcttattaaaatacaagaagaaaatctgaatagtcctATAGATGttagaaattgaatttataatttaaaacccACAGAAAAAATTATAGACACATATGATTTCAGTGGTGAattctattttaaacatttaatgaaaatcctcaacaaaacattagcaaatgcaaggttggttcaatatttttaaaatcaacgcAGTTCACcacaaagtaaagaagaaaaattatacagtCGTGtcaaatgatgcagaaaaagcatttaacgaAGTTCACCAtgtatttatgattaaaaaaaaataaaactcgggcttccctggtggcgcagtggttgagagtctgcctgctaatgcgggggacgtgggttcgggccctggtctgggaagatcccacatgccgcggagcaactaggcccgtgagccacaactactgagcctgcgcatctggagcctgtgctccacaacaagagaggccacgatagtgagaggcccgcgcaccgcgatgaagagtggcccccgcttgccgcaactagagaaagccctcgaacagaaacgaagacccaacacagccaaaactaaataaataaaaattaattaaaaaaaaataaaataaaataaaaataataataaaaataaaaataaaactctcagaaaactaaactagaatagccaagatatggaagcaacctaaatgtccatcgagagataaatggataaagaagatgtggtacacgcACTTAcggccacctaatctatgacaaaggaggcaagaatatacaatggaaaaaagacagtctcttcaataagtggtgctgggaaaactggacagctacatgtaaaaaaatgaaagtagaacactccctaacaccatacacaaaaataaactcaaaatggattaagaaccggacactataaaacccttggaggaaaacataggcagaccactctttgacataaatcacagcaagatcttttttgattcacctcctagactaatgaaaataaaaacaaaaataaacaaatgggatctaattaaacttaaaagcttttgcgcagcaaaggaaaccataaacaaaatgaaaagacagtcctcagaatggaagaaaatatttgcaaatgaagcagctgacaagggattaatctccaaaatataaaaacagctcatgcagctcaatacagaaaaaaaacaatccaatcaaaaaatgggtgaagacctaaatagacatttctccaaagaagacatacagatggccaacaggcatatgaaaagatgctcaacatcactaattattagagaaatgcaaatcaaaaccacaatgaggtgtcacctcacactggtcagaatggccatcatcaaaaattctacaaacaataaatgctgaagagggtgtggagaaaaggggacccttgtacactgttggtgggaatgtaaattggtactgccactgtggagaacagtatggaggttccttaaaaaactaaaaatagagctaccatatgacccagcaatcccactcctaggcatatatccggagaaaaccataattcaaaaggatgcatgcaccccgatgttcaatgcagcactatttaccatagccagggcatggaagcaacctaaatgtccatcaacagaggaatggataaagaagatgtggtacatatatacaatggaatattactcagccataaaaagtaacaaaatagtgccatttgcagagacgtggatggacctagagactgtcatacagagtgaagtaagtcaaaaagagaaaaacaaatatagtttaatatcgcttatatgtggaatctagaaaaaaggtggagatgaacttatttgcaaagcagaaatacagtcacagatgtagagaacaaacttatggttgccaaggggggaagAAGGGtgggctgaattgggagattgggactgatgtatatacaccactatgtataaaatagataactaatgagaacctactgtatagcacagggaactctactcagtgctctatggtgacctaaatgggaaggaaatccaaaaaagagtggatatatgtatatgtacgactgattcactttgttgtacagcaagaaactaacacagcattgtaaagcaactatattccaataaaatttaattgaaaaagttcaggacttccctggtggcgcagtggttaagaatccacctgccaatgtaggggacacgggttcaaggtctggcccaggaagatcccacatgctcggagcaactaagcccatgtgccacaactactgagcctgcactctagagcccgtgagccacaactactgagtccacgtgccacagctactgaagcctgtgtgcctagagcctgtgctccgcaacaagagaagccaccgcaatgagaagtccacacaccgcaacgaagagtagcccccgctcaccg is part of the Balaenoptera musculus isolate JJ_BM4_2016_0621 chromosome 8, mBalMus1.pri.v3, whole genome shotgun sequence genome and encodes:
- the AAMDC gene encoding mth938 domain-containing protein, translating into MSSPEIASLSWGQMKVQGSTKIYKDCKVWPGGSRAWDWRETGTEHSPGVQPADVEEVVEKGVQILVIGRGMSEALKVPLSTVEYLKKKGIDVRVLQTEQAVKEYNALVTQGIRVGGVFHSTC